GTATGTGTACTGGTATTAGCAAACATAAAGCGCCCTGTATCACCGACAATACCAGCATATAATAATTGTGCTGCCGTAGCTGATAACTGTAGCTCAGCGCTAGCAGCTTGTAAATCAAAAATTAATTCTGATGTACTAGAAGCTTGGTCATCAACCAATTGAATATCGCCATAAGCATCATCATTTGGATGATGATCGATCTTGATCAATTCTTGTCCTTGATTAAAACGTTGATCATCAACTCGCGGCGTATTCGCTGTATCCGTGACGATCACCAACGCCTGACGATAAGTTTCATCAGTCACTTGGTCCATTGTTGCTAGCCAATCTAGGCCTTCAGTATTCGCCCCAACGACGTAAACTTTTTTTGCTGGAAAACTGGCTCGAATAATCTCTGCCAAACCAACTTGTGAGCCTAACGCATCAGGATCAGCCTTTTCATGCCGATGAATAATAATCGTTTCAAACGCTTTAATTTGTGCGATGATCTGTTGCTGTAATTCTGCTTTTTGCATGTTTATTTTCCTCGATGTCCTTCTAATAATTGACAAACAATAATTGCCTTAGCAACTAAGCCGCCACCTTGTTGCACATTAACATCCAATTTAGCCGAATGACGACCACTTTCCATAATTACCGGCGTGATCGTTAATTCAGTATCCAGTTGGATCAGCCGTAAATAATGAAGATCGACCTGATCAATCGTTGAGGGGCGCTTTAGCTTGGTGAGCAACAAACGTTGACAGGTATTAACGACTAACTCACTCAGTACCCCCAACGAGATCGTCCCCAATTGATTGATCATCTGCGGCGTGACCACTAGCTGATAAACACCGCCAATTGTCTCCTTAAGATTGCTGACTACCTGATCATAAAATGTGTCGTGTAGTTGCAATGGTTCTTGATGACTGTCCAGTGTGGCCATAACATCTTGGCGACTGATGATGCCGAGTAAATGCATTCGATTATCGACTACCGGGATCAATTCATAGCCATCATAGACCATCATATGGCTAACACTAGCTAGACTAGTTGTCTCATTGACCGTTGCCGGAGTTGCCGTCATCACCTTATCAATCGTTGTTTGCCCACCATGATCCAATATATCTTTGCTAGTCACCACACCAACCAATTGTTGTCGCTGGGTGATCACAGGAAAACGGGAATGATTCGTATTGCGATTCAGTCGTTTATAGTCGGCAACCGTTTGGCGGCTATATAGATATTGAGTTTGCGCTAATGGAATATAAATATCGGCCACGGTGGCGATTTTATGCTTGATGGCCTGATCTGCTAAAGCACGATTGATCAAACTGGCAACTGTATAAGTATCAAAAGGTGTCATCAATACTGGCAAAGCTTTTTGGTTGGCTAATTCGATAATTGCAGGACTAGCACCCAAACCACCAGTAATTAAAACAGCCGCACCATTTTCTAAGGCTAGACGCTGGATCTCCTCACGATTACCAACGATCAATAATGAATCTTTAGTAATATAAGGAACCATCCGATCACCCGTCATTGCGCCGATCAAAAATCGATGCAATACCTTATTCAATCCAGCATCACCACCAAGCACCACACCATTAATAATTTGAATCAAGGCATGATAATTTAAAGTCTCCATTTGCGCTGGCAGCATTTGATCGATTCGCACCGTACCTACGCGCTCGATCGTTGAAACCAAACCCCGATCTTCTGCTGTTTTGATTGCCTGGTACGCGGTGCCTTCACTGATTTCTAAGTCGTGTGCTAACCCACGCACAGATATCCGCTCACCAATTTTTAGTGTTTTGATATATTCTACGCCTTGCTCCCGCTTCGATGCCATCAGCTACCTCCACTATTCAGCACTTCTACGCCTATAATCGAAACCAAGTATACCGGTTTTCAGTCTAAATTACAAAGTTACCTTTAGTTACACTTTTGGGTCTGAACGCGCAAATAGCGGCAAACTGATTTCTTCAAATGCTAAAGGATCCAACGTGGTGATCGTGATTCCTAAAAGGCGTATCCCTTTACTTAAACTACCATTTTCATCCCATAATTGTTGCGCATAGTAGGCAATTGCCGTTTCATCCGCAATATAATCGCTCAATGTTAACCGTTTAGTGGTGGTTTCAAAATCACGATTACGCCATTTTAACACAATTGTTTTACCATGTTTCTGTGTTTTCGCTAAGTTATTCGCTACACCACGTGCCAATACGCGTAACTCAGTGTTAACTTGCGTATCGGTACTTAACGGTTGCCCAAAAGTAGACTCACGGCCAACGGATTTACGCTGCCGCTGATATTCTACTGGTCGCAGGTCAACTCCGTGAACGTGCCGGTAAAGTTGATCCCCCATTTTGCCAAAACGTTGGATCAATTCAAATTCACTAAGTTGTTGCAGATCTGCACCCGTATAGATATCAAGTTCATGTAGCTTCGGTACCGTCTTCTTACCAACGCCATGGAACTTTTCAATCGGCAGGTCACGAAGAAATCTAAGGGCCTGTTCTGGCATGATCACTGTTGTCCCAGCCGGCTTACGATAATCAGACGCCATTTTCGCTAAAAATTTATTGTAAGAAATACCAGTTGAACTGGTTAAGTGAGTGACTTGTTTGATCTCAGTCTGAATTTTCCGCGCCAGCAACACGGCGCTAGCCAAGTCAGCCTTATTAGCCGTTACATCCAAATAAGCTTCATCCAAAGCCACATATTCAATGACATCAGTATATTTTTTAAAAATTTCGTGGACCTGTGCCGAAACACTACGATACAACGTGAAATCTGGCTTTTTGAAAATTGCTTTTGGGCATAACTCCAACGCTTTTTGCGCTGCCATCGCGGAATGCACGCCGAACTGTCGTGCTGTATAGTTAGCAGTGGTCACGACGCCTTTACCACCGTTATCACTGGGATCCCGGGCAATGATCAGCGGTTTACCGATAAATTCCGGGTGCTCACGCTCTTCGATTGAAGCGTAAAAAGCATCCATATCCACATGAATTATTTTTCGGGATAAATCATTGGTCAATGGAATTTGTAAAATACCTAAATTTGCCACTACGCCTGCCCTCCCACTTAGTGATAATCGAATCGTTGTTTACAATTAATTATATTGTAACCTAAATCACGATTTTAAGACTAGCAAAGCTAGCCACAGATAACAAAAAAGCCAGAGCTTTCACTCTAGCCTAAAAATTTATTCTTTTGGTAATGCCTGTGTCGGATCATAGATCCAATGCCGTCCTTCACGCGCTAATAACTCAGTCGCGGCTTCTGGACCCATGGAACCACTAGCATAATTAGGAAAATCAGTTGGGGTTGTTTCTGCCCAAACTTGTTCAATCACATCAGCGAATTTCCACGTCTGTGAAAGTTCATCCCAATGGGTAAAGTTGGTCGAGTCACCATTGAGCGCATCTAGTAGTAAACGTTCGTAAGCTTCCGGACTGTTACCGGCAGCCGCAGCACTATGCCGAAAATCAAGATCAACTGGTCGCGTTTCGAAGCCTTGGCCTAAACGCTTAGCATTAACTCGTAACCCGAAACCTTCAGTGGGTTCAACATAAATGGTTAGTACATTATCGCCTAGCTTATCATCATCACTGACCGTTTTGAAAATATTCATCGGTAATTGTTTGAAGACAATGTCAACCCGGGTCGCTTTTTTAGCCAAACGTTTCCCCGTCCGCACATAAAACGGCACGCCAGCCCAACGATAGTTTTCGAATTCCATTTTGCCTGCAACATAGGTCTCAGTTTTCGAATCAGAAGCCACTTGTTCGGCTTCACGATAACCTTCTAAACGCGTACCATCAATCGTCGCCGGACCATACTGACCGCGAACAAAGTTACGACGTGCTTCTTCCGGCGTATCAATATGCAAACTGCGCAGAACTTTGATTTTTTCATGGCGAATATCCGTGGCTGAAAACGAAACTGGTGGTTCCATCGCCAACAAAGTGGCAATCTGTGAAATATGATTTTGGACCATATCGCGCATTGCACCCGCAGTTTCGTAATATCCAGCCCGCTCCTCAACACCTAAAGCTTCACTTAATGTGATCTGAATATTGTCGATATAACGATTATTCCATAGGGATTCAATAATATTATTACCGAAACGAATTGCTGAAATATTCTGTACCATTTCCTTACCTAAGTAATGATCAATTCGGTAAATCTGATCTTCAGCAAAAGACGCCCGGATCTGTTCATTTAATTCTTCCGCACTTTGGTAATCATGGCCAAATGGTTTTTCAATGATCAGGCGGTTAAAACCATCTTCAGTTAAAATTTGTTCTGACTTTAGATGTTTTGCAATTGTGCCGAAAAAGTTAGGCGACATTGCCATGTAATAGATTCGATTATCTTGTAATTCATACTTTTGATCAAGCTTTTTAGCTAGCTCTTCCAAGACCACATAATGTTCCGCATTAGTCACATCATGAGATTGATAGTAAAAGTGACTAGCAAAGGCAGCGACCTGTTCGTCAGTTGCCTGCAGATCACTTAAAGACTCCGTCACGATCTGATGATAATAATCATCAGTCCATGGTCGCCGTGCAGTGCCAATCACCGCAAAATGTTGATCTAAATAGCCCTTCTGATAAAGTCGAAATAGCGATGGGTATAATTTGCGCCGCGCTAAATCACCAGAACCGCCAAAAATAATAAATAAAGCTACTTTTTCGTTTTGCATGCCTGACACCACTTCCGTTATTTTTTAACTCTAACTAATTGTACCTATTCACTTCGGTAACAGCAAGTCAAGTAGCTGAAAAATTTCTACACAAAAAAGTAGCCAACAAATGGCTACTTTTTAATGGCTTATTTAGTTTCGACACCTTGACCATCCCATTCACGAATTAAAATCTCTTTCAATTCACTGATCAATGGTTCTTTCGGATTGGCTGGTGTGCATTGATCCTCAAACGCCAACTCAGCTAACTTATCCACACTACGATCAAAGTGCGCTTTGTCGACCCGGTTGTCCTTTAAATTCAAGGTAACATCAACGGAATGTGCTAAATCGATAAAGGCTTGCACTAAGGCTTCCTTCAATTCTTCATCAGTATTACCCTTTAAGCCAAGATAGCGGGCAATATCCGCATAATCTTGTAATGCTGTGAAGTGTGAATACTTAGGCCACATGGCGATCTTAGTTGGTACCGTTGCATTATAACGAACAACTTGGGGGTACGTGATTGCAATCGCCAATCCGTGTGGTAAATCAAATTCCCCACCTAACTTGTGCGCAATAGAATGGTTAATGCCTAAGTAGGCACTGGCAAAAGCCATCCCCGCCATAGTTGCCGCATCATGCATCTTTTGTCGTGCTTCGCGATTACCATCATAGGAAGCTTTCAGGTTATTAAAAGCCAATTTCAAAGCTTGCAACGCCCAGCCGCGGGTATATTCAGAAGACATCACGGAAACGTAAGCTTCAGTTGCATGAGTGATTGCATCCAAGCCAGTCCAAGCAGTTGTCCGCTTAGGTACCGTTTCAACAAATTGTGAATCAACAATTGCGATATCTGGTTGCATTGCATAATCAGTGATCGGATATTTGACGTGCGTCTTTGAATCCGTGATAACTGCATATGGCGTTACTTCAGAACCAGTCCCAGAAGTCGTTGGAATCCCAATATATTTTGCTTTGTTCGGTACTGGTACCCGGTAAGTCCGTTTACGGATATCCAAGAATTTCTGCTTAGCACCGAAGAAGGAAGTTTCTGGATGTTCGTACATCAACCACATAAACTTCGCGGCATCCATTGCGGAACCACCGCCTAAAGCAATGATCGTATCTGGTTTAAAGGCATCCATCCGTGCCACACCCTTGTAAACCGTGTCGGTTGAAGGGTTAGGTTCAACATCAGAGAAAATATCGATCTCAACTTGGTTGGTCCGTTTACGTAAAACATCAAGTACGCGATCAGAGTAACCGAACTCAACCATCCCAGGATCACAAACTAAGAAAACACGTTTAATGCCTTCCATGTGTTCCAAGTAGCGTACTGAGTTGCGTTCGAAGTACACTTTTGGGGGTAACTTTACCCACTGCATGTTGTTGCGCCGTTTGGCAACCGTTTTAATATTGATCAAATCCATATCCGAAACATTATGCGAAATCGAGTTCTTCCCGTATGAGCCTGTCCCTAAGGTCAATGATGGCGTCATATTATTGTAGATATTCCCGATCCCACCAAGCGCTGATGGCGAGTTAACTAAGATCCGGCAAGCTAACATATCCATGCCAAATTGTTTAACTAATTCATCGTCACGTGTATGGATCGAAGCAGTATGGCCTAAGCCACCG
This is a stretch of genomic DNA from Loigolactobacillus coryniformis subsp. coryniformis KCTC 3167 = DSM 20001. It encodes these proteins:
- a CDS encoding DHH family phosphoesterase — encoded protein: MQKAELQQQIIAQIKAFETIIIHRHEKADPDALGSQVGLAEIIRASFPAKKVYVVGANTEGLDWLATMDQVTDETYRQALVIVTDTANTPRVDDQRFNQGQELIKIDHHPNDDAYGDIQLVDDQASSTSELIFDLQAASAELQLSATAAQLLYAGIVGDTGRFMFANTSTHTFNVAGELVKADFDPTVINRNLDTLTLEQARLSAYVLEHMTVLPSGAAYVTLTTETLNALNVSVAQAHAVVSLPGKIAAVQVWSVFVQQAPASYRVHLRSKGPIVNQLAKAHDGGGHPLASGARAYSEAEIKAIIAGVDQLAQNNK
- a CDS encoding DRTGG domain-containing protein — translated: MASKREQGVEYIKTLKIGERISVRGLAHDLEISEGTAYQAIKTAEDRGLVSTIERVGTVRIDQMLPAQMETLNYHALIQIINGVVLGGDAGLNKVLHRFLIGAMTGDRMVPYITKDSLLIVGNREEIQRLALENGAAVLITGGLGASPAIIELANQKALPVLMTPFDTYTVASLINRALADQAIKHKIATVADIYIPLAQTQYLYSRQTVADYKRLNRNTNHSRFPVITQRQQLVGVVTSKDILDHGGQTTIDKVMTATPATVNETTSLASVSHMMVYDGYELIPVVDNRMHLLGIISRQDVMATLDSHQEPLQLHDTFYDQVVSNLKETIGGVYQLVVTPQMINQLGTISLGVLSELVVNTCQRLLLTKLKRPSTIDQVDLHYLRLIQLDTELTITPVIMESGRHSAKLDVNVQQGGGLVAKAIIVCQLLEGHRGK
- the dinB gene encoding DNA polymerase IV; this translates as MANLGILQIPLTNDLSRKIIHVDMDAFYASIEEREHPEFIGKPLIIARDPSDNGGKGVVTTANYTARQFGVHSAMAAQKALELCPKAIFKKPDFTLYRSVSAQVHEIFKKYTDVIEYVALDEAYLDVTANKADLASAVLLARKIQTEIKQVTHLTSSTGISYNKFLAKMASDYRKPAGTTVIMPEQALRFLRDLPIEKFHGVGKKTVPKLHELDIYTGADLQQLSEFELIQRFGKMGDQLYRHVHGVDLRPVEYQRQRKSVGRESTFGQPLSTDTQVNTELRVLARGVANNLAKTQKHGKTIVLKWRNRDFETTTKRLTLSDYIADETAIAYYAQQLWDENGSLSKGIRLLGITITTLDPLAFEEISLPLFARSDPKV
- the zwf gene encoding glucose-6-phosphate dehydrogenase; translated protein: MQNEKVALFIIFGGSGDLARRKLYPSLFRLYQKGYLDQHFAVIGTARRPWTDDYYHQIVTESLSDLQATDEQVAAFASHFYYQSHDVTNAEHYVVLEELAKKLDQKYELQDNRIYYMAMSPNFFGTIAKHLKSEQILTEDGFNRLIIEKPFGHDYQSAEELNEQIRASFAEDQIYRIDHYLGKEMVQNISAIRFGNNIIESLWNNRYIDNIQITLSEALGVEERAGYYETAGAMRDMVQNHISQIATLLAMEPPVSFSATDIRHEKIKVLRSLHIDTPEEARRNFVRGQYGPATIDGTRLEGYREAEQVASDSKTETYVAGKMEFENYRWAGVPFYVRTGKRLAKKATRVDIVFKQLPMNIFKTVSDDDKLGDNVLTIYVEPTEGFGLRVNAKRLGQGFETRPVDLDFRHSAAAAGNSPEAYERLLLDALNGDSTNFTHWDELSQTWKFADVIEQVWAETTPTDFPNYASGSMGPEAATELLAREGRHWIYDPTQALPKE
- the adhE gene encoding bifunctional acetaldehyde-CoA/alcohol dehydrogenase; this translates as MLKQTKTENKTEDKSVSVEKTIDGLVKKSQAALATMSTFTQEKVDAICEAMALAALDHHMELAKMAVEETHRGIVEDKAIKNIYASEYVWNSIRHDKTVGVIDDDDEEQIIKIAEPLGVVAGVTPVTNPTSTVVFKSLISLKGRNTIIFGFHPQAQQACVRTAQILLDAAIEAGAPADCIQWIADPSIEATGALMHHEDIATILATGGPGMVKAAYSSGNPALGVGPGNGPAYIEKTADVKQAVNDIVLSKTFDNGMVCASENSAIVDQDIYAEVKAEFKYWNCYFVKKSELKALGEAMFDEKRGGVKGPIAGKSAYQIAQLAGIDVPKDTKVLIAEIDGVGPKYPLSREKLSPVLSLYKVKDHEAAFARAKELLEFGGLGHTASIHTRDDELVKQFGMDMLACRILVNSPSALGGIGNIYNNMTPSLTLGTGSYGKNSISHNVSDMDLINIKTVAKRRNNMQWVKLPPKVYFERNSVRYLEHMEGIKRVFLVCDPGMVEFGYSDRVLDVLRKRTNQVEIDIFSDVEPNPSTDTVYKGVARMDAFKPDTIIALGGGSAMDAAKFMWLMYEHPETSFFGAKQKFLDIRKRTYRVPVPNKAKYIGIPTTSGTGSEVTPYAVITDSKTHVKYPITDYAMQPDIAIVDSQFVETVPKRTTAWTGLDAITHATEAYVSVMSSEYTRGWALQALKLAFNNLKASYDGNREARQKMHDAATMAGMAFASAYLGINHSIAHKLGGEFDLPHGLAIAITYPQVVRYNATVPTKIAMWPKYSHFTALQDYADIARYLGLKGNTDEELKEALVQAFIDLAHSVDVTLNLKDNRVDKAHFDRSVDKLAELAFEDQCTPANPKEPLISELKEILIREWDGQGVETK